The Triticum aestivum cultivar Chinese Spring chromosome 7B, IWGSC CS RefSeq v2.1, whole genome shotgun sequence genome window below encodes:
- the LOC123157301 gene encoding very-long-chain 3-oxoacyl-CoA reductase 1 has protein sequence MGGADTLLWQEPWFVSLAVLGALYTAAVVLRLLSHLALLLRRPRDLRRRYGAWAVVTGPTSGIGQSMALELARLGLNLVLVGRDPAKLKDISETISKTRAVQTKTVVFDLALVATPQGDEAVRRLREAVEGLDVGVLVNNAGVAKPCALYVHEVDVEAWVRMMRVNLWALTEVTAAVLPGMVQRGRGAVVNIGSGSSEAIPSFPLYTIYAASKRYVAQFSRSLYVEYRSKGIDVQCQAPLLVPTKMTSIVAGPGKRRRCLLQRLHVPTSEEYARAAARWIGHGPLCMPNLGHRLQWRLCRVVPDRLLDAQRLRENVRQRAVFQRLRSPRAPSHANGGEQS, from the exons ATGGGCGGCGCCGACACCCTCctctggcaggagccatggttcgtCTCCCTGGCCGTCCTCGGCGCACTGTACACAGCGGCTGTCGTGCTACGCCTCCTCTCACACCTCGCCCTCCTCCTGCGCCGGCCGAGGGACCTCCGCCGCCGCTACGGGGCGTGGGCCGTCGTGACCGGCCCCACGTCCGGCATCGGCCAGTCCATGGCCCTGGAGCTCGCGCGCTTGGGCCTCAACCTCGTCCTCGTCGGCCGCGACCCCGCCAAGCTCAAGGACATCTCCGAGACCATCTCCAAGACCCGCGCCGTGCAGACCAAGACCGTCGTCTTCGACCTCGCGCTCGTCGCCACCCCTCAAG GGGACGAGGCGGTGCGGCGGCTCCGGGAGGCCGTGGAGGGGCTGGACGTGGGGGTGCTGGTGAACAACGCCGGGGTGGCCAAGCCATGCGCGCTGTACGTGCACGAGGTGGACGTGGAGGCGTGGGTCCGGATGATGCGGGTGAATCTGTGGGCGCTGACGGAGGTGACGGCCGCCGTGCTGCCGGGGATGGTGCAGCGGGGCAGGGGCGCCGTCGTCAACATAGGCTCCGGGTCGTCGGAGGCcatcccttccttccccctctacACCATCTACGCCGCTTCCAAACG GTACGTTGCTCAGTTCTCCCGGAGCCTCTACGTGGAGTACAGAAGCAAAGGGATCGATGTGCAATGCCAG GCCCCGCTGTTGGTGCCGACGAAGATGACGTCGATAGTCGCGGGGCCCGGCAAGCGACGCCGTTGCCTGCTGCAGCGGCTCCACGTGCCGACGTCGGAGGAGTACGCGCgcgcggcggcgcgctggatcggGCACGGCCCGCTCTGCATGCCCAACCTGGGCCACCGGCTCCAGTGGCGCCTCTGCCGCGTCGTGCCGGACCGGCTCCTCGACGCGCAGCGCCTGCGCGAGAACGTGCGGCAGAGGGCCGTCTTCCAGCGGCTCCGGTCGCCGAGGGCGCCGTCCCACGCCAACGGCGGCGAGCAGAGCTAG